One segment of Streptomyces sp. NBC_01463 DNA contains the following:
- a CDS encoding DUF1996 domain-containing protein, whose protein sequence is MPRRSRTLTGLLLFTSLTLTTAGIAGIAATANASPEAPATAAGTHAQHAAYSMPGMPGMAASTKASGDDPDGDGYIMADPPVTGVTPSTEVPPSAYFHEFQAKCAPTHTAPDDPIVYPGQPGKSHDHTFMGNTTTNANTTTASLETGDTTCLAPGDKSGYWMPSLYNGDTKILPEGVQTIYYKSGVTDYRSVRPFPRGLRYVVGSPMQTQDEFKNLKGTVEGWECGESFKNFDFPANCPTSRDTYLNLRLQAPSCWDGIHLDTPDHKSHMAYPVAGGANYNSCPASHPVALPMIEFKMAWPVNGDMSQVKLASGKGFSFHYDFMNGWDAATLDAMVTHCVKGGLQCDPHGYDENHPDQGSVLDENYELP, encoded by the coding sequence ATGCCACGGAGGTCGAGAACCCTCACCGGACTGCTCTTGTTCACCTCGCTGACGCTGACCACGGCGGGGATCGCCGGGATCGCGGCGACGGCGAACGCCTCACCCGAAGCGCCGGCCACGGCTGCGGGCACCCACGCCCAGCACGCCGCGTACTCCATGCCGGGCATGCCCGGCATGGCGGCTTCCACCAAGGCGTCGGGCGACGACCCGGACGGCGACGGCTACATCATGGCCGACCCGCCGGTCACCGGGGTCACCCCCTCGACGGAGGTCCCGCCGTCGGCGTACTTCCACGAGTTCCAGGCCAAGTGCGCCCCGACGCACACCGCTCCGGACGACCCGATCGTCTACCCGGGGCAGCCCGGCAAGTCCCACGACCACACGTTCATGGGCAACACCACAACGAACGCGAACACCACCACCGCCTCGCTGGAGACGGGTGACACCACCTGCCTGGCCCCGGGCGACAAGTCCGGCTACTGGATGCCGAGCCTGTACAACGGGGACACGAAGATCCTCCCCGAGGGCGTCCAGACCATCTACTACAAGTCGGGCGTCACCGACTACCGCAGCGTGCGGCCCTTCCCGAGGGGTCTGCGGTACGTGGTCGGCAGCCCGATGCAGACCCAGGACGAGTTCAAGAACCTCAAGGGCACCGTCGAGGGCTGGGAGTGCGGCGAGTCGTTCAAGAACTTCGACTTCCCGGCCAACTGCCCGACCAGCCGGGACACCTACCTCAACCTGCGCCTCCAGGCACCCAGTTGCTGGGACGGCATCCACCTGGACACGCCCGACCACAAGAGCCACATGGCGTACCCGGTGGCAGGCGGGGCGAACTACAACTCCTGCCCGGCCTCCCACCCCGTCGCGCTGCCGATGATCGAGTTCAAGATGGCCTGGCCGGTCAACGGCGACATGTCGCAGGTGAAACTGGCCAGCGGCAAGGGCTTCTCGTTCCACTACGACTTCATGAACGGGTGGGACGCCGCCACCCTCGACGCGATGGTCACCCACTGCGTCAAGGGCGGACTGCAGTGCGACCCGCACGGCTACGACGAGAACCACCCCGACCAGGGTTCCGTGCTCGACGAGAACTACGAACTGCCGTAG
- the cbiQ gene encoding cobalt ECF transporter T component CbiQ, which produces MGAGHAHKLYRHGHSPVHDLPPHCKLAAVFAFVVVVVTTPREAVWAFGLYALLIAGAAAVARVPAGFLLKRLLIEVPFVAFALLMPFVVPGEQTHVLGLSVSVPGLWGAWNVLAKGTLGVAASVLLASTTELRSLLLGLQRLKLPPLLVQIASFMIRYGDVITDEMRRMSIARRSRGFEARGIRQWGVLGKSAGALFIRSYERGERVHLAMVSRGYTGTMPVIDEVTASRTQWAYASALPVLALVVCLLGWTV; this is translated from the coding sequence ATGGGCGCCGGGCACGCCCACAAGCTCTACCGGCACGGGCACTCGCCGGTCCACGACCTGCCGCCGCACTGCAAACTCGCCGCGGTCTTCGCGTTCGTCGTGGTCGTCGTCACCACCCCGCGCGAGGCGGTGTGGGCCTTCGGGCTGTACGCGCTGCTGATCGCGGGGGCCGCCGCCGTGGCCCGCGTCCCGGCCGGTTTCCTCCTCAAGCGGCTGCTGATCGAGGTGCCGTTCGTCGCGTTCGCCCTGCTCATGCCGTTCGTCGTGCCCGGCGAGCAGACCCACGTGCTCGGGCTCTCCGTCAGCGTCCCCGGACTCTGGGGCGCCTGGAACGTCCTCGCCAAGGGCACCCTCGGCGTCGCCGCATCCGTACTGCTGGCCTCCACCACCGAACTGCGCTCGCTGCTGCTCGGCCTCCAGCGCCTGAAGCTGCCCCCGCTGCTCGTCCAGATCGCCTCCTTCATGATCCGGTACGGCGACGTGATCACCGACGAGATGCGCCGGATGTCCATCGCCCGCCGCTCGCGCGGATTCGAGGCGCGCGGCATACGGCAGTGGGGTGTCCTCGGCAAGTCGGCGGGCGCCCTCTTCATCCGCTCGTACGAACGCGGCGAACGCGTCCACCTCGCGATGGTCAGCCGCGGCTACACCGGCACCATGCCCGTCATCGACGAGGTGACGGCCTCCCGCACCCAGTGGGCGTACGCCTCGGCACTCCCCGTGCTCGCCCTCGTCGTGTGTCTGCTGGGATGGACCGTATGA
- a CDS encoding EamA family transporter yields the protein MTPLVAIAVLTAAFTHAGWNAIAHAIKDQLLSFTLISGGGLLIGAAAACFVPFPAAEAWPYLFVSAALHVAYMLLLMRSFTLGDFGQMYPIARGTAPLVVTVLAAVFVGERPDGWATTGVAVASAGLVGLALWGIRGAGKRPQWPAILAALATGLAIAGYTTVDGVGVRASGSSLGYIAWLMILEGIAIPLYALYRRRSALPAQLRPYAVRGLIGAALSVTAYGLVLWAQTRAALAPVAALRESSIIVGAAIGTVFFKERFGAPRIAAAGLMVVGIGLMLHTS from the coding sequence GTGACACCGCTCGTCGCCATAGCCGTCCTGACGGCCGCCTTCACGCATGCCGGCTGGAACGCCATCGCCCATGCGATCAAGGACCAGTTGCTCTCCTTCACACTGATCTCCGGGGGCGGTCTGCTGATCGGCGCGGCCGCCGCGTGCTTCGTGCCGTTCCCGGCGGCGGAGGCCTGGCCGTACCTGTTCGTCTCCGCCGCGCTGCACGTGGCGTACATGCTGCTGCTGATGCGGTCGTTCACGCTGGGCGACTTCGGCCAGATGTATCCGATCGCGCGCGGCACCGCCCCGCTCGTGGTCACCGTCCTCGCCGCGGTCTTCGTCGGCGAGCGCCCGGACGGGTGGGCGACCACGGGCGTCGCGGTCGCATCGGCGGGCCTGGTCGGGCTGGCCCTCTGGGGCATCCGCGGCGCCGGGAAACGCCCGCAGTGGCCCGCGATCCTGGCCGCGCTCGCCACCGGTCTCGCCATCGCCGGGTACACGACGGTGGACGGCGTCGGAGTGCGCGCCTCGGGCAGTTCGCTCGGGTACATCGCATGGCTGATGATCCTGGAGGGCATCGCCATCCCCCTCTACGCCCTGTACCGCCGCCGCTCCGCGCTCCCCGCCCAGCTCCGCCCGTACGCGGTGCGCGGCCTGATCGGCGCCGCCCTGTCGGTGACGGCGTACGGCCTCGTCCTGTGGGCCCAGACCCGGGCGGCGCTCGCCCCGGTCGCGGCGCTGCGCGAGTCCTCGATCATCGTGGGCGCGGCGATCGGGACGGTGTTCTTCAAGGAGCGGTTCGGTGCACCGCGGATCGCGGCGGCGGGGCTGATGGTGGTCGGCATCGGGCTGATGCTGCACACGAGTTGA
- a CDS encoding SsgA family sporulation/cell division regulator has protein sequence MSPVIKEHARARLVTDARDLPVVPVELRYDSADAPETIRITFPGGAVWAVGRELLERGLRAPVEHDSFRIWPCGRVQLVVERHTADGVEVVQFDSAPLIRFLRRTHRGITAETARA, from the coding sequence ATGTCCCCCGTGATCAAAGAACATGCCCGAGCCCGGCTCGTCACCGACGCCCGCGACCTCCCCGTGGTCCCGGTCGAACTCCGCTACGACAGCGCCGACGCCCCCGAGACCATCCGCATCACCTTCCCCGGCGGCGCGGTCTGGGCCGTCGGGCGGGAGCTGCTGGAGCGCGGGCTGCGCGCCCCCGTCGAACACGACAGCTTCCGGATCTGGCCGTGCGGCAGGGTCCAGCTGGTCGTGGAACGCCATACGGCGGACGGCGTCGAGGTGGTGCAGTTCGACAGCGCCCCGCTGATCCGTTTCCTGCGGCGGACGCACCGCGGGATCACGGCCGAGACCGCGCGCGCCTGA
- a CDS encoding DoxX family protein produces MVTRLGRAQPYALSLFRIVVGLLFTCHGIASLFGVLGRPMLSAGTWPGWYAAVIQLAGGTLVLLGLGTRTAALVGSGSMAFAYFDVHQRVGLLPMQNGGEAAAFFCWTLLLLVFTGPGVLAVDRLPVFRGATRETARARQEQHLGVPA; encoded by the coding sequence ATGGTCACGCGCCTCGGACGGGCTCAGCCCTACGCGCTCAGCCTGTTCCGGATCGTCGTCGGACTGCTCTTCACCTGCCACGGCATCGCGTCGCTGTTCGGCGTGCTCGGCAGGCCGATGCTCTCCGCGGGCACCTGGCCGGGGTGGTACGCGGCCGTCATCCAACTGGCCGGCGGCACCCTGGTGCTGCTCGGCCTCGGTACGAGAACGGCCGCACTCGTGGGCTCCGGCTCCATGGCGTTCGCGTACTTCGACGTCCACCAGCGGGTGGGGCTGCTGCCGATGCAGAACGGCGGCGAGGCCGCGGCCTTCTTCTGCTGGACGCTGCTGCTGCTCGTCTTCACCGGTCCGGGCGTGCTGGCCGTGGACCGGCTGCCCGTCTTCCGCGGAGCCACCCGGGAGACCGCGCGGGCGCGGCAGGAGCAGCACCTGGGGGTACCCGCCTGA
- a CDS encoding discoidin domain-containing protein → MHHPPTRRARRLVAPLAAAALLGGGLLAVQAPAAQAAGSVVKVTGSQGNWALSVDGSPYTVKGLTWGPSVADAEKYMPDVKSMGVNTIRTWGTDATSKPLFDTAAANGIKVIAGFWLQPGGGPGSGGCVNYLTDTQYKNDMLAEFPKWVDTYKDNPGVLMWNVGNESTLGLQNCYSGDELEAQRNAYTTFVNDVAKKIHAVDPNHPVTSTDAWTGAWPYYKKNAPDLDLYAVNAYNAVCNIKSDWEQGGYDKPYIVTETGPAGEWEVDDDANGVPTEPTDVAKGEGYEKAWGCITGHTGVALGATMFHYGVEDDFGGVWFNLLPGGQKRLAYYAVKKAYGADTSGDNTPPVITDMAVEGATSGVPTGSDVKISTHTTDPDGDAITYQVLFSSNYIDQNKALVPAETKDNGDGTLTAKAPSKTGVYKAYVKATDGKGNVGIETVSVKVIPPKVDGTNVSQGKTATASSFQTDPTGGCPCSAANAVDGKFDTRWASDWSDPQWVQVDLGASTSFKHVQLAWDPAFGKAYDIQTSEDGQSWTTVKSVTDGNGDIDDIDVNGTGRYVRINGTARGSGYGYSLYEFGVYS, encoded by the coding sequence ATGCACCATCCCCCCACCCGCAGGGCAAGGCGCCTGGTGGCGCCGCTCGCGGCGGCGGCGCTGCTCGGCGGCGGTCTGCTCGCCGTCCAGGCACCCGCCGCCCAGGCGGCCGGCAGCGTCGTGAAGGTCACCGGTTCCCAGGGGAACTGGGCGCTGAGCGTGGACGGTTCGCCGTATACGGTCAAGGGACTCACCTGGGGACCGTCGGTCGCCGACGCGGAGAAGTACATGCCCGACGTGAAGTCGATGGGCGTCAACACCATCCGCACCTGGGGCACCGACGCGACCAGCAAGCCGCTCTTCGACACGGCGGCGGCCAACGGCATCAAGGTGATCGCCGGATTCTGGCTCCAGCCGGGCGGCGGCCCGGGCAGCGGTGGCTGCGTCAACTACCTGACGGACACCCAGTACAAGAACGACATGCTCGCCGAGTTCCCCAAGTGGGTCGACACCTACAAGGACAACCCCGGCGTGCTGATGTGGAACGTCGGCAACGAGTCGACGCTCGGCCTGCAGAACTGCTACAGCGGTGACGAGCTGGAGGCGCAGCGCAACGCGTACACCACCTTCGTCAACGACGTCGCGAAGAAGATCCACGCGGTGGACCCCAACCACCCCGTCACCTCGACCGACGCCTGGACCGGCGCCTGGCCGTACTACAAGAAGAACGCCCCGGACCTCGACCTGTACGCCGTCAACGCCTACAACGCGGTCTGCAACATCAAGTCCGACTGGGAGCAGGGCGGTTACGACAAGCCCTACATCGTCACCGAGACGGGCCCGGCCGGTGAGTGGGAGGTCGACGACGACGCGAACGGCGTCCCGACCGAGCCCACCGACGTCGCCAAGGGCGAGGGCTACGAGAAGGCGTGGGGCTGCATCACCGGGCACACCGGGGTGGCGCTCGGCGCCACGATGTTCCACTACGGCGTCGAGGACGACTTCGGCGGCGTCTGGTTCAACCTGCTGCCCGGCGGCCAGAAGCGGCTCGCGTACTACGCCGTGAAGAAGGCGTACGGCGCGGACACCTCGGGCGACAACACCCCGCCCGTGATCACGGACATGGCGGTGGAAGGTGCCACCTCCGGCGTCCCCACCGGCAGCGATGTGAAGATCAGCACCCACACCACGGACCCGGACGGTGACGCGATCACCTACCAGGTCCTGTTCAGCAGCAACTACATCGACCAGAACAAGGCCCTGGTCCCCGCCGAGACCAAGGACAACGGCGACGGCACGCTGACCGCGAAGGCGCCGAGCAAGACGGGTGTCTACAAGGCCTATGTGAAGGCCACGGACGGCAAGGGCAACGTGGGCATCGAGACCGTGTCCGTCAAGGTGATCCCGCCGAAGGTGGACGGGACGAACGTGTCCCAGGGCAAGACCGCCACGGCGTCCTCCTTCCAGACCGACCCGACGGGCGGCTGCCCGTGCTCCGCGGCCAACGCGGTGGACGGAAAGTTCGACACCCGCTGGGCCAGTGACTGGAGCGACCCGCAGTGGGTCCAGGTCGACCTCGGTGCCTCGACGAGCTTCAAGCACGTCCAGCTCGCCTGGGACCCGGCGTTCGGCAAGGCGTACGACATCCAGACGTCCGAGGACGGACAGAGCTGGACGACGGTGAAGTCGGTGACGGACGGCAACGGCGACATCGACGACATCGACGTCAACGGCACGGGCCGCTACGTGCGGATCAACGGCACGGCCCGCGGCTCCGGCTACGGCTACTCGCTGTACGAGTTCGGCGTCTACAGCTGA
- a CDS encoding beta-lactamase family protein: MDVRGTAAPGFEPVRDAFIRNFEQRGDRGAAVTVYRHGYKVVDLWAGTRDVDGAEPWAVDTVQIVRSAGKGIAAAVPLMLHQRGQIDLHAPVGTYWPEFKANGKERVLVRHLLAHRAGVPALDRPLTPAEAADGVSGPRAVAAQRPQWEPGTDHGYHAQTYSWLVGELVRRVTGRTVGRWVAEEIARPLGLDFWFGIPADEAHRIGRIGPVEAPAGDGTGVLRMRPKRSVVDAYRDPDSLTRRAFGAIDPFPDENDPGYRAAELPASNGTATARGLARCYAAMIGPVDGHRLFAPATLTLARTEESAGPDRVLVVGTRFGLGYMLHGPAAPLLSPGSFGHPGRGGSLGFADPETGIAFGYVTNGLQKGVTADPRAQALVRALRSAL, translated from the coding sequence GTGGACGTACGGGGCACGGCGGCGCCCGGATTCGAACCGGTCCGGGATGCTTTCATCCGTAACTTCGAGCAGCGCGGTGACCGCGGGGCAGCGGTCACCGTCTACCGGCACGGCTACAAGGTCGTCGACCTGTGGGCCGGCACCAGGGATGTCGACGGCGCCGAACCGTGGGCCGTCGACACCGTGCAGATCGTCCGCTCGGCGGGCAAGGGCATCGCGGCGGCCGTTCCGCTGATGCTGCACCAGCGCGGCCAGATCGATCTGCACGCCCCGGTCGGCACGTACTGGCCGGAGTTCAAGGCGAACGGCAAGGAACGCGTCCTCGTCCGCCACCTCCTCGCCCACCGGGCCGGCGTCCCGGCCCTGGACCGGCCGCTGACCCCCGCCGAGGCGGCCGACGGGGTGAGCGGGCCGCGGGCCGTCGCCGCCCAGCGCCCCCAGTGGGAACCCGGCACGGACCACGGCTACCACGCGCAGACGTACAGCTGGCTCGTCGGCGAACTCGTGCGCCGCGTCACCGGCCGGACCGTCGGGCGCTGGGTCGCCGAGGAGATCGCCCGCCCGCTCGGCCTGGACTTCTGGTTCGGCATCCCGGCGGACGAGGCGCACCGGATCGGCCGCATCGGACCGGTCGAAGCGCCCGCGGGGGACGGCACGGGCGTGCTGCGGATGCGGCCCAAGCGTTCGGTCGTCGACGCCTACCGCGACCCGGACTCACTGACCCGCCGCGCCTTCGGCGCCATCGACCCGTTCCCCGACGAGAACGACCCCGGCTACCGGGCCGCCGAACTCCCCGCGTCCAACGGCACCGCCACCGCCCGGGGACTGGCCCGCTGCTACGCCGCGATGATCGGCCCGGTCGACGGTCACCGGCTGTTCGCCCCGGCCACCCTCACCCTGGCCCGCACCGAGGAGTCGGCGGGCCCGGACCGGGTCCTGGTCGTCGGCACCCGCTTCGGTCTCGGCTACATGCTGCACGGACCGGCGGCCCCGCTGCTCTCCCCGGGCTCCTTCGGACACCCCGGCCGGGGCGGCTCGCTCGGCTTCGCCGACCCCGAGACCGGCATCGCCTTCGGCTATGTGACGAACGGTCTGCAGAAGGGAGTCACCGCCGACCCCCGCGCCCAGGCCCTGGTGCGCGCACTACGTTCGGCACTATGA
- a CDS encoding YbaK/EbsC family protein, translating to MSTSDTSTPAGSDSAAAHPRFAEALRELGLDVEIRRFPDATRTAAEAAAALGCALSEIVKSLIFEADGVPVLVLMDGSSRVDVERVRQELGAAKVRRPGADVVREATGYAIGGVPPFGHRTRTRVLADRGLLAHDVVWAAAGTPYTVFPLDPATLIRHAGGTVVDVREQTA from the coding sequence ATGAGCACTTCCGACACCAGCACTCCGGCGGGTTCCGACTCCGCCGCCGCTCACCCCCGGTTCGCCGAAGCGCTGCGCGAGCTCGGCCTCGACGTCGAGATCCGCCGCTTCCCGGACGCCACCCGCACCGCCGCCGAGGCGGCCGCCGCCCTAGGCTGCGCGCTCAGCGAGATCGTCAAGTCGCTGATCTTCGAGGCCGACGGGGTGCCGGTCCTGGTCCTGATGGACGGCTCCTCACGCGTCGACGTGGAGCGCGTACGGCAGGAACTGGGCGCGGCGAAGGTGCGGCGGCCGGGGGCGGACGTGGTCCGGGAGGCCACCGGTTACGCGATCGGGGGTGTGCCTCCCTTCGGCCACCGCACCAGGACCCGGGTGCTCGCGGACCGCGGGCTGCTCGCCCATGACGTGGTGTGGGCGGCGGCGGGCACCCCGTACACCGTCTTCCCGCTCGATCCGGCGACGCTGATCCGGCACGCCGGCGGCACCGTGGTCGACGTGCGTGAGCAGACCGCGTGA
- a CDS encoding energy-coupling factor ABC transporter ATP-binding protein, producing the protein MSQPPATPVPPSLEVSGLAYAYPDGHQALFGVDLTVARGERVALLGPNGAGKTTLVLHLNGILDAGAGSVRVAGLPVEKRNLAEIRRRVGIVFQDPDDQLFMPTVREDVAFGPASGGLRGAELEERVTEALKQVGMEEFAARPPHHLSFGQRRRVAVATVLAMRPEILVLDEPSSNLDPASRRELADILRSLDVTVLMVTHDLPYALELCGRAVILSDGVIAADDRTQDLLCDEELMRAHRLELPFGFDPRSVTVNIG; encoded by the coding sequence ATGAGCCAGCCCCCCGCCACTCCCGTACCGCCGTCCCTGGAGGTCAGCGGTCTCGCCTACGCCTACCCCGACGGCCACCAGGCGCTCTTCGGCGTCGACCTGACCGTCGCGCGCGGCGAGCGCGTCGCCCTGCTCGGCCCGAACGGCGCCGGCAAGACCACCCTCGTCCTCCACCTCAACGGCATCCTCGACGCGGGCGCCGGCAGCGTCCGGGTCGCCGGACTCCCCGTCGAGAAGCGCAACCTCGCCGAGATCCGCCGCCGCGTCGGCATCGTCTTCCAGGACCCCGACGACCAGCTCTTCATGCCCACCGTCCGCGAGGACGTCGCCTTCGGACCCGCCTCCGGCGGGCTGCGCGGCGCCGAACTGGAGGAGCGCGTCACCGAGGCCCTCAAGCAGGTCGGCATGGAGGAGTTCGCGGCCCGGCCGCCGCACCACCTCTCCTTCGGCCAGCGCCGCCGCGTCGCCGTCGCCACGGTCCTCGCCATGCGGCCGGAGATCCTCGTCCTGGACGAACCCTCCTCCAACCTGGACCCGGCCTCCCGCCGCGAACTCGCCGACATCCTGCGGTCCTTGGACGTCACCGTGCTGATGGTGACGCACGACCTGCCGTACGCGCTGGAGCTCTGCGGCCGCGCGGTCATCCTCAGCGACGGCGTCATCGCCGCCGACGACCGCACCCAGGACCTCCTGTGCGACGAGGAACTGATGCGCGCCCACCGGCTGGAGCTCCCCTTCGGATTCGACCCGCGTTCCGTGACGGTGAACATCGGGTGA
- a CDS encoding SDR family oxidoreductase: MTPETSAVPAPAPAALARFDGYGVLITGAGQGIGAATARRLAAEGARVLVTDLDGDRAERVAAQIRQSGGAAEALACDVADRAAVEAAVEHAVARFGTLDVLVNNAYACAPDAPLFEDESDEVWQRDLDITLGGAYRCARAALPHLAESGRGAIVSIGSVNGVQDFGNHAYSAAKAGLGSLTRTLAGHAGPRGVRVNLVTPGTVRTDAWAGRDAELALVRDLYPLGRVGEPEDIAAAVAFLASPDAAWITGTTLCVDGGLTAVNTGFRQALAQA, translated from the coding sequence ATGACTCCTGAGACCTCCGCAGTTCCCGCCCCTGCTCCCGCCGCGCTCGCGCGCTTCGACGGATACGGCGTACTCATCACCGGGGCGGGCCAGGGCATCGGCGCCGCGACGGCCCGCCGACTGGCCGCCGAGGGCGCCCGGGTCCTGGTCACCGACCTGGACGGCGACCGGGCGGAGCGCGTGGCGGCGCAGATCCGGCAGAGCGGCGGCGCGGCCGAGGCCCTGGCCTGTGACGTGGCCGACCGGGCGGCGGTGGAGGCGGCGGTGGAGCATGCTGTCGCGCGGTTCGGCACGCTCGACGTCCTGGTCAACAACGCCTACGCGTGCGCGCCCGACGCCCCGCTCTTCGAGGACGAGTCCGACGAGGTCTGGCAGCGCGACCTGGACATCACGCTCGGCGGCGCCTACCGGTGCGCGCGGGCCGCGCTGCCGCATCTCGCGGAGTCCGGCCGGGGCGCGATCGTCAGCATCGGCTCGGTCAACGGCGTGCAGGACTTCGGCAATCACGCCTACAGCGCCGCCAAGGCGGGCCTGGGCAGCCTCACCCGTACCCTCGCCGGCCACGCCGGACCGCGCGGAGTCCGGGTCAACCTGGTCACGCCCGGCACGGTCCGCACCGACGCCTGGGCGGGCCGGGATGCCGAACTGGCCCTGGTGAGGGACCTCTATCCGCTCGGACGGGTCGGTGAGCCGGAGGACATCGCGGCCGCCGTCGCCTTCCTCGCCTCGCCCGACGCGGCCTGGATCACCGGCACGACGCTGTGCGTGGACGGCGGTCTGACCGCGGTGAACACGGGCTTCCGGCAGGCGCTCGCCCAGGCTTAG
- a CDS encoding energy-coupling factor ABC transporter permease, with protein sequence MHVPDGFINAPVSAVAGVVAAGAVAVSLKGARRELNERTAPLAGLVAAFIFAVQMLNFPVAAGTSGHLLGGALAAILVGPYTGVLCISVVLLMQGILFADGGLTALGVNILDMGVVTTVVAYALFRGLVGVLPRTRRSTTAASFVAALVSVPAAAVAFTLMYWIGGTTDIPIGKVFTAMVGVHVLIGIGEAAITALTVGAVIAVRPDLVHGARGLTAPLKLRVGGELIDAPAPAAAPAAAHRPTKGLWVTGLVTALVLAGFVSFYASANPDGLEKVATDQGIDKEAKDHAAKDSPLADYGVKDVSDARLSGGLAGIIGVGATLVVGSGAFYVVSRRRRTSDEPAGSDSRTDEKV encoded by the coding sequence ATGCATGTACCCGACGGATTCATCAATGCACCCGTCTCCGCCGTGGCCGGTGTCGTGGCCGCCGGTGCCGTGGCCGTCAGCCTCAAGGGGGCCCGGCGCGAACTGAACGAGCGCACCGCGCCGCTGGCCGGCCTCGTCGCCGCCTTCATCTTCGCCGTGCAGATGCTGAACTTCCCCGTCGCCGCGGGCACCAGCGGGCACCTGCTGGGCGGGGCGCTGGCCGCCATCCTGGTCGGTCCGTACACCGGGGTCCTGTGCATATCGGTCGTGCTGCTGATGCAGGGCATCCTCTTCGCCGACGGCGGGCTCACCGCGCTCGGCGTGAACATCCTCGACATGGGCGTCGTGACCACCGTCGTCGCGTACGCGCTCTTCCGCGGCCTGGTCGGCGTGCTGCCGCGCACCCGCCGCTCCACGACCGCCGCCTCCTTCGTCGCCGCGCTGGTCTCCGTACCGGCCGCGGCCGTCGCGTTCACCCTCATGTACTGGATCGGCGGCACCACCGACATCCCGATCGGCAAGGTCTTCACCGCGATGGTCGGGGTCCACGTCCTGATCGGCATCGGCGAGGCCGCGATCACCGCGCTGACCGTCGGCGCCGTCATCGCCGTCCGCCCCGACCTCGTCCACGGCGCACGCGGCCTCACCGCCCCGCTCAAGCTCCGTGTCGGCGGCGAACTCATCGACGCCCCCGCCCCGGCTGCCGCGCCCGCCGCCGCCCACCGCCCGACCAAGGGCCTGTGGGTGACCGGCCTGGTCACCGCCCTCGTGCTGGCCGGCTTCGTCTCCTTCTACGCCTCCGCCAACCCGGACGGCCTGGAGAAGGTCGCCACCGACCAGGGCATCGACAAGGAGGCCAAGGACCACGCGGCCAAGGACTCCCCGCTCGCCGACTACGGCGTCAAGGACGTCTCCGACGCCCGGCTCTCCGGCGGACTGGCCGGCATCATCGGCGTCGGCGCCACCCTCGTCGTCGGCAGCGGTGCGTTCTACGTGGTCAGCCGCCGTCGCCGTACGAGCGACGAGCCCGCGGGCAGCGACTCCCGTACCGACGAGAAGGTCTGA
- a CDS encoding GNAT family N-acetyltransferase: MTIDVRPYAPFDLPGMYRVCLRTGDSGRDATALYRDPDLLPHVYAGPYPAADPGLTFVAHDAHGLLGYVVATADTPAFDAWLEENWWPGLRHRYPGPLATDPGDGSQDWRRVAHIHHPDPPEPYALFERYPAHLHIDILPRGQGTGLGRRLMTTLLEALRERGVRGVHLGVGGGNPGARAFYLKVGFTEHDRQEWGSVMVRDLTR, from the coding sequence ATGACCATCGACGTCCGGCCCTACGCCCCCTTCGACCTGCCCGGCATGTACCGGGTGTGCCTGCGCACCGGCGACTCCGGCCGCGACGCGACGGCGCTCTACCGCGACCCGGACCTGCTCCCGCACGTCTACGCGGGCCCGTACCCGGCGGCCGATCCCGGGCTGACCTTCGTCGCGCACGACGCCCACGGGCTCCTCGGCTATGTCGTCGCCACAGCCGACACCCCCGCCTTCGACGCCTGGCTGGAGGAGAACTGGTGGCCGGGGCTGCGGCACCGCTACCCCGGCCCGCTGGCCACCGACCCGGGTGACGGGTCGCAGGACTGGCGGCGCGTGGCACACATCCACCACCCGGACCCGCCGGAGCCGTACGCGCTGTTCGAACGCTACCCCGCGCATCTCCACATCGACATCCTCCCGCGCGGCCAGGGCACCGGCCTGGGCCGCCGGCTGATGACGACCCTGCTGGAGGCGCTGCGCGAGCGCGGGGTCCGCGGGGTGCACCTGGGGGTCGGCGGCGGCAACCCGGGTGCGCGGGCCTTCTACCTCAAGGTCGGGTTCACGGAGCACGACCGGCAGGAATGGGGATCGGTGATGGTGCGCGACCTGACCCGCTAG